A region of Streptomyces sp. NBC_01788 DNA encodes the following proteins:
- a CDS encoding dipeptidase gives MSSNPVAETVASLMPRARAELAELVAFRSVADFDQYPKSESEGAANWIADALRAEGFTDVALLDTPDGTQSVYGYLPGPEGARTVLLYAHYDVQPPLDEAGWTSPPFELTDRDGRWYGRGAADCKGGLIMHLLALRALKADGGVPVNVKVIAEGSEEQGTGGLERYAEEHPELLTADAIVIGDTGNFRVGLPTVTSTLRGMTMVRIQVDTLEGNLHSGQFGGAAPDALAALIRVLDSLRAEDGSTAVDGLAGDSVWDGLAYEEEQFRKDAKVLDGVELIGSGTVADRIWARPAVTVLGIDCPPVVGATPSVQAGARALVSLRVPPGVDAGEATKLLQAHLEAHTPWGARVSTEQIGQGQAFRADTTSPAYRAMADAMAVAYPGQDMQYAGQGGSIPLCNTLAALYPQAEILLIGLSEPEAQIHAVNESVSPEELERLSVAEALFLRNYAAS, from the coding sequence ATGTCGTCTAATCCGGTCGCGGAGACCGTCGCGTCCCTGATGCCCAGGGCGCGGGCGGAACTCGCCGAGCTGGTGGCCTTCCGGTCGGTGGCGGACTTCGACCAGTACCCGAAGAGCGAGAGCGAGGGCGCCGCGAACTGGATCGCCGACGCGCTGCGCGCCGAGGGCTTCACGGACGTGGCTCTGCTCGACACTCCGGACGGCACCCAGTCGGTCTACGGCTACCTGCCCGGCCCGGAGGGCGCGAGGACGGTCCTGCTCTACGCCCACTACGACGTGCAGCCGCCGCTGGACGAGGCCGGCTGGACCAGCCCGCCCTTCGAGCTGACCGACCGCGACGGCCGCTGGTACGGGCGTGGCGCCGCCGACTGCAAGGGCGGCCTCATCATGCACCTGCTCGCGCTGCGCGCCCTGAAGGCCGACGGCGGCGTCCCGGTCAACGTCAAGGTGATAGCCGAGGGCTCCGAGGAGCAGGGCACCGGCGGCCTCGAGCGCTACGCCGAGGAGCACCCCGAACTCCTGACCGCCGACGCCATCGTGATCGGCGACACCGGCAACTTCCGCGTCGGTCTGCCCACCGTCACCAGCACCCTGCGCGGCATGACCATGGTCCGGATCCAGGTCGACACCCTCGAAGGCAACCTGCACTCGGGCCAGTTCGGCGGTGCCGCCCCGGACGCGCTCGCCGCGCTGATCCGGGTCCTCGACTCGCTGCGCGCCGAGGACGGCTCGACGGCCGTCGACGGCCTGGCCGGCGACTCCGTCTGGGACGGCCTGGCCTACGAGGAGGAGCAGTTCCGCAAGGACGCCAAGGTGCTGGACGGCGTGGAGCTGATCGGCTCCGGCACGGTCGCCGACCGCATCTGGGCCCGCCCCGCCGTCACCGTGCTCGGCATCGACTGCCCGCCGGTCGTCGGCGCCACCCCGTCCGTGCAGGCCGGTGCCCGTGCCCTGGTCAGCCTGCGGGTGCCGCCGGGCGTCGACGCGGGCGAGGCGACCAAGCTGCTCCAGGCCCACCTGGAGGCCCACACCCCGTGGGGCGCCCGGGTGAGCACCGAGCAGATCGGCCAGGGCCAGGCCTTCCGCGCCGACACCACCAGCCCGGCCTACCGGGCGATGGCCGACGCGATGGCGGTCGCCTACCCCGGCCAGGACATGCAGTACGCCGGTCAGGGCGGCTCCATCCCGCTGTGCAACACCCTCGCCGCGCTCTACCCTCAGGCCGAGATCCTGCTGATCGGCCTGAGCGAGCCGGAGGCGCAGATCCACGCCGTGAACGAGAGCGTCTCCCCCGAGGAACTGGAGCGTCTGTCGGTCGCGGAGGCGCTGTTCCTGCGCAACTACGCGGCGAGCTGA
- a CDS encoding protein kinase family protein: protein MTISTRIAAHTDIATSLSLLSDGELVQLLEGGEPFGTGIGGRSAIVDVDGHQVFVKYVRLTDVERHPDHLRSTANLFDLPPYFHYGIGSPGLGAWRELAAHRMTTDWVLSGRFSGFPLLHHWRTLPDTPGPMPELLADVERTVAYWGGAPQVEHRIEALRTATASLVLFLQYVPYTADDWLAARLHGDAADSACEFVETGLEALTGFLREHRLLHLDAHFHNILTDGTQLYLSDFGLALSDRFRLTEQEREFFGRHRGYDRAYTVTHLVNWLVNALYTYDLEERRAFVRACAEGARPEGVPSAAAAILTRHAPVAARLNAFHDRLRKESRLTPYPYEELRGAGDNSTQSALSA, encoded by the coding sequence ATGACCATCTCCACCCGCATCGCCGCCCACACCGACATCGCCACCTCGCTCTCGCTCCTCAGCGACGGTGAACTCGTTCAACTCCTGGAGGGCGGCGAGCCGTTCGGTACCGGGATCGGCGGCCGTTCCGCGATCGTCGACGTGGACGGCCACCAGGTCTTCGTCAAGTACGTGCGCCTGACCGACGTCGAACGGCACCCCGACCACCTGCGGTCGACCGCGAACCTCTTCGACCTGCCGCCCTACTTCCACTACGGCATCGGCAGCCCCGGACTCGGGGCGTGGCGGGAACTCGCCGCGCACCGCATGACGACCGACTGGGTTCTCTCCGGCCGCTTCTCCGGCTTCCCCCTGCTGCACCACTGGCGGACGCTGCCCGACACCCCCGGACCGATGCCGGAGCTGCTGGCCGACGTGGAGCGGACCGTCGCCTACTGGGGCGGCGCCCCGCAGGTGGAGCACCGCATCGAGGCCCTGCGCACGGCGACCGCGAGCCTGGTCCTGTTCCTGCAGTACGTGCCGTACACCGCGGACGACTGGCTCGCCGCCCGGCTTCACGGCGACGCGGCGGACAGCGCGTGCGAGTTCGTCGAAACCGGTCTGGAGGCCCTCACCGGCTTCCTGCGCGAGCACCGGCTGCTGCATCTGGACGCGCATTTCCACAACATCCTCACCGACGGCACCCAGCTGTACCTCTCCGACTTCGGTCTCGCGCTGAGCGACCGGTTCCGGCTCACCGAGCAGGAGCGCGAGTTCTTCGGCCGACACCGCGGCTACGACCGCGCCTACACCGTCACGCATCTGGTGAACTGGCTGGTCAACGCCCTGTACACATACGACCTGGAGGAGCGCCGCGCCTTCGTCCGTGCCTGTGCCGAAGGCGCGCGGCCCGAAGGCGTCCCGTCGGCGGCCGCAGCGATCCTGACCCGTCACGCGCCGGTCGCCGCGCGCCTGAACGCCTTCCACGACCGCCTGCGCAAGGAGAGCAGGCTGACCCCCTATCCGTACGAGGAACTGCGAGGCGCCGGCGACAACTCCACGCAGTCCGCGCTGTCGGCGTAG
- a CDS encoding NUDIX hydrolase: protein MIVWINGAFGAGKTTTARELIELIPNSTLFDPEVIGGSLTHLLPPKHLAEVGDYQDLPIWRRMVIDTAAAMLAELGGTLVVPMTLLRQEYRDEIFGGLAARRVAVRHVLLAPAETILRERIAHREVPPDLPDGEIRVRQWAYDHIEPYRTALASWLTADAHPVDTSALTPHETAVRIVEAVSNGAAPVCDIVQTPEPTAETVASGVLLFDEQDRVLLVDPTYKPGWEFPGGVVEPGEAPARAGMREVAEETGVRLDEMPRLLVVDWEPPAPPAFGGLRFLFDGGRLDSAAATRLLLPGPELRDCRFVTEREAADLLPPVRYARLRWALRARERGAAVYLEAGVPVG, encoded by the coding sequence GTGATCGTCTGGATCAACGGTGCTTTCGGTGCGGGGAAGACGACCACCGCACGGGAACTGATCGAACTGATCCCGAACAGTACGCTCTTCGACCCCGAGGTCATCGGTGGTTCGCTGACGCATCTGCTGCCGCCCAAACACCTCGCCGAGGTCGGCGACTACCAGGATCTGCCGATCTGGCGGCGCATGGTGATCGACACGGCGGCCGCGATGCTCGCCGAGCTGGGCGGGACCCTCGTGGTGCCCATGACCCTGCTGCGCCAGGAGTACCGCGACGAGATCTTCGGCGGGCTCGCCGCCCGCCGCGTCGCCGTACGGCACGTTCTCCTTGCCCCGGCCGAAACGATCCTGCGTGAGCGCATAGCCCATCGGGAGGTCCCGCCCGACCTGCCCGACGGCGAGATACGCGTCCGCCAGTGGGCCTACGACCACATAGAGCCCTACCGGACCGCCCTGGCCTCCTGGCTCACCGCCGACGCCCACCCCGTCGACACCAGCGCCCTCACCCCGCACGAGACGGCCGTCCGCATCGTCGAGGCCGTCAGCAACGGTGCCGCGCCCGTCTGCGACATCGTGCAGACCCCGGAGCCCACGGCCGAGACCGTCGCCTCCGGAGTGCTCCTGTTCGACGAACAGGACCGTGTGCTGCTCGTCGACCCCACCTACAAGCCCGGCTGGGAGTTCCCCGGCGGTGTCGTCGAACCCGGCGAGGCCCCGGCCCGCGCGGGCATGCGCGAGGTCGCCGAGGAGACGGGCGTGCGGCTGGACGAGATGCCCCGGCTCCTCGTCGTCGACTGGGAGCCGCCCGCACCGCCCGCCTTCGGCGGTCTGCGCTTCCTCTTCGACGGCGGCCGCCTGGACTCGGCGGCGGCCACGCGCCTGCTGCTGCCCGGACCCGAGCTGCGCGACTGCCGCTTCGTCACCGAGCGGGAGGCCGCCGACCTGCTCCCGCCCGTCCGCTACGCCCGGCTGCGCTGGGCACTGCGGGCCCGCGAACGCGGCGCGGCGGTGTACCTGGAGGCGGGCGTGCCGGTCGGCTGA
- a CDS encoding NPCBM/NEW2 domain-containing protein, giving the protein MRHPHTRTARRTVVGALAAGLLCTTGLAVPAVAAPAPAASARDSVTPTRADGLALTPPMGFNNWNSTNCRAEFDEAMVKGIADLFVAKGLKDAGYQYVNLDDCWALPARDANGKLVPDPVRFPGGIGAVADYVHSKGLKLGIYTSAGTKTCNNAGFPGALGHEYSDAQQFADWGVDYLKYDNCNNQGVDARLRYTIMRDALKATGRPIVYSICEWGQNKPWEWAADVGHLWRTTDDISDNWGSMLSILKQNLPLAPYAGPGHWNDPDMLEVGNGGMTDTEYRTHFSMWSVMAAPLLIGSDLRKASEATLDILGNREVVAVDQDPLGRQGAVVSSEDGRWVVAKEMKDGSRAVALFNETGSPQRIATTARAVGLPGAAAYTLRDLWEHRSYNTAGTISATVPAHGTVLVRVQPDRHWAANPPAVELGLDGSLLLEAGRPATLTTTVTDLGRTPATRVSVSLTGPAGWTVRPESAVRAPAVATGKTLRTRWTVTAPAGTPTGSYDLTLRASHRSPGGVRVDSALTLATGVVVRPPTGTSYLSDLPWLSAANGYGPVERDTSNGESAAGDGHPITLGGVVYAKGLGVHADSAVEFYTGASCRTVTADVGVDDEKDGRGTVAFEIWADGRKAAATGVLTNAMGARPLSADVSGAQVVRLVVTDGGDGIDSDHADWADARLVC; this is encoded by the coding sequence ATGCGTCACCCGCACACGCGCACCGCCCGCCGCACCGTGGTCGGGGCCCTGGCCGCAGGACTGCTGTGCACCACGGGACTCGCAGTCCCCGCCGTCGCCGCACCCGCCCCGGCGGCCTCCGCACGGGACTCCGTCACGCCCACGCGGGCCGACGGACTCGCCCTCACCCCTCCGATGGGCTTCAACAACTGGAACTCCACGAACTGCCGGGCCGAGTTCGACGAGGCCATGGTCAAGGGCATCGCCGACCTCTTCGTCGCCAAGGGCCTGAAGGACGCCGGGTACCAGTACGTCAACCTCGACGACTGCTGGGCCCTGCCCGCCCGTGACGCGAACGGCAAGCTCGTACCCGACCCGGTCAGATTCCCGGGCGGCATCGGAGCCGTCGCCGACTACGTGCACTCCAAGGGACTCAAGCTGGGCATCTACACCAGCGCCGGCACCAAGACGTGCAACAACGCCGGCTTCCCCGGCGCGCTCGGCCACGAGTACAGCGACGCCCAGCAGTTCGCCGACTGGGGCGTGGACTACCTCAAGTACGACAACTGCAACAACCAGGGCGTGGACGCCAGGCTCCGGTACACCATCATGCGGGACGCGCTGAAGGCGACCGGCCGGCCCATCGTGTACAGCATCTGCGAGTGGGGCCAGAACAAACCCTGGGAATGGGCCGCCGACGTCGGGCACTTGTGGCGCACCACCGACGACATCAGCGACAACTGGGGCTCGATGCTGTCGATCCTGAAGCAGAACCTGCCACTCGCCCCGTACGCCGGTCCGGGCCACTGGAACGACCCCGACATGCTGGAGGTCGGCAACGGCGGCATGACGGACACCGAGTACCGCACCCACTTCTCGATGTGGTCCGTGATGGCCGCGCCCCTCCTCATCGGCTCGGACCTGCGCAAGGCGTCCGAGGCGACCCTCGACATCCTGGGCAACCGGGAGGTCGTCGCCGTCGACCAGGACCCGCTGGGCCGGCAGGGCGCCGTCGTCTCCTCCGAGGACGGGCGCTGGGTCGTGGCCAAGGAGATGAAGGACGGCAGCCGCGCCGTCGCCCTGTTCAACGAGACCGGCAGCCCGCAGCGCATCGCCACCACCGCGCGGGCCGTGGGCCTGCCCGGCGCCGCCGCCTACACCCTGCGTGACCTGTGGGAGCACCGCTCCTACAACACCGCGGGCACGATCTCGGCGACCGTTCCGGCCCACGGCACCGTCCTGGTCCGGGTCCAGCCCGACCGCCACTGGGCCGCGAACCCGCCCGCCGTCGAACTCGGCCTGGACGGCAGCCTGTTGCTGGAGGCGGGCCGGCCGGCGACGCTCACCACGACCGTGACCGACCTGGGCCGTACGCCGGCCACGCGGGTCTCCGTGTCCCTGACCGGCCCCGCGGGCTGGACGGTACGGCCCGAGTCCGCGGTGCGGGCCCCGGCCGTAGCGACGGGGAAGACGCTGCGCACCCGCTGGACGGTCACCGCACCGGCCGGAACCCCGACGGGTTCGTACGACCTGACGCTCAGGGCGAGCCACCGCTCCCCCGGCGGCGTGCGCGTCGACAGCGCCCTGACCCTCGCCACCGGCGTGGTGGTGCGGCCGCCCACCGGGACGTCGTACCTCAGCGACCTCCCCTGGCTGTCGGCCGCCAACGGCTACGGCCCGGTGGAGCGCGACACCAGCAACGGCGAGAGCGCCGCCGGCGACGGTCATCCGATCACCCTCGGCGGGGTGGTGTACGCCAAGGGGCTCGGCGTCCACGCGGACAGCGCCGTCGAGTTCTACACGGGCGCGTCCTGCCGGACCGTCACCGCGGACGTCGGCGTCGACGACGAGAAGGACGGCAGGGGCACGGTGGCGTTCGAGATCTGGGCGGACGGCCGGAAGGCAGCCGCCACCGGGGTGCTCACCAACGCGATGGGTGCCCGGCCGCTGTCGGCGGACGTGTCCGGCGCCCAGGTGGTCCGCCTCGTCGTCACGGACGGCGGCGACGGCATCGACTCCGACCACGCGGACTGGGCGGACGCCCGCCTGGTGTGCTGA
- a CDS encoding ROK family protein has translation MHTDLVAALDIGGTKIAGALVDGRGGILVRAQRPTPAQEDGDTVMRAVEEVLGELGASPLWGRATALGIGSAGPVDASAGTVSPVNVPGWRDYPLVERARAATGGLPVELIGDGVAITAAEHWQGAARGHGNALCMVVSTGVGGGLVLNGRLHPGPTGNSGHIGHISVDLDGDPCPCGSRGCVERLASGPNIARRALDQGWRPGPDGDTSAAAVAAAARAGDPVAVASFARAARALAAGIAATATLVEIDIAVIGGGVAKAGDVLLAPLRRALTDYATLSFVRRLTVAPAQTGTDAGLVGAAAAALAARTDVTAAGV, from the coding sequence ATGCACACCGACCTCGTGGCCGCACTGGACATCGGCGGCACCAAGATCGCCGGAGCGCTGGTGGACGGCCGCGGCGGCATCCTGGTGCGCGCGCAGCGCCCGACGCCCGCGCAGGAGGACGGCGACACCGTGATGCGGGCCGTGGAGGAGGTGCTCGGCGAGCTGGGCGCCTCGCCGCTGTGGGGGCGTGCCACGGCCCTGGGCATCGGCAGCGCGGGCCCGGTCGACGCCTCCGCGGGCACGGTCAGCCCCGTCAACGTGCCCGGCTGGCGGGACTACCCGTTGGTCGAGCGGGCCCGCGCCGCGACCGGCGGCCTGCCCGTGGAGCTGATCGGCGACGGCGTGGCCATCACGGCGGCCGAGCACTGGCAGGGTGCCGCCCGGGGACACGGCAACGCGCTGTGCATGGTCGTCTCCACGGGGGTCGGCGGCGGCCTGGTGCTCAACGGGCGGCTCCACCCGGGCCCGACGGGCAACTCCGGGCACATCGGCCACATCAGCGTCGACCTCGACGGCGACCCGTGCCCTTGTGGTTCGCGCGGCTGCGTGGAACGCCTCGCGAGCGGCCCGAACATCGCCCGCCGGGCCCTGGACCAGGGCTGGCGCCCGGGCCCCGACGGCGACACCTCGGCCGCCGCGGTGGCCGCCGCCGCCCGCGCCGGGGACCCGGTCGCCGTTGCCTCCTTCGCCCGCGCCGCCCGCGCCCTGGCCGCGGGCATCGCCGCCACCGCGACCCTGGTCGAGATCGACATCGCGGTGATCGGCGGGGGAGTGGCCAAGGCGGGGGACGTGCTCCTCGCCCCGCTGCGCCGGGCCCTGACCGACTACGCCACCCTCTCCTTCGTACGGCGTCTGACGGTCGCCCCGGCCCAGACCGGCACGGACGCCGGCCTGGTCGGAGCGGCGGCGGCAGCGCTCGCGGCGCGGACGGACGTCACGGCGGCCGGGGTCTGA
- a CDS encoding LacI family DNA-binding transcriptional regulator → MPETARRADRPADRPDRASGNRYGSRPTMKDVAARAGVGLKTVSRVVNGEPGVTPDTERRVQDAIAALGFRRNDSARVLRKGRTASVGLILEDLADPFYGPLSRSVEEVARAHGALLINGSSAEDPEREQELALALCARRVDGLVVIPAGDDHRYLEPELKAGVATVFVDRPAGNIDADVVLSDNFGGARDGVAHLIAHGHRRIGFIGDMPRIHTAAERLRGYRAAMEDAGIPVEDSWMSLGVTDPERVRRATETMLSGPDPVTAVFAGNNRVTVTVIRVLAEQARRVALVGFDDIELADLLQPGVTVVAQDSAALGRTAAERLFRQLDGTLLAPERIELPTRLITRGSGELPPPA, encoded by the coding sequence GTGCCCGAGACCGCCCGTCGAGCAGACCGCCCCGCAGACCGCCCGGACCGCGCGTCGGGGAATCGCTACGGAAGCCGTCCGACGATGAAGGACGTGGCGGCACGCGCGGGCGTCGGCCTGAAGACCGTCTCCCGCGTGGTCAACGGTGAGCCCGGGGTCACCCCGGACACGGAGCGGCGCGTGCAGGACGCCATCGCGGCCCTGGGCTTCCGCCGCAACGACAGCGCGCGGGTGCTGCGCAAGGGCCGTACGGCGAGCGTGGGGCTGATCCTGGAAGACCTCGCCGACCCGTTCTACGGGCCGCTGAGCCGCTCGGTGGAGGAGGTCGCCCGAGCGCACGGCGCCCTGCTCATCAACGGATCCAGCGCGGAGGACCCGGAGCGCGAGCAGGAACTCGCGCTGGCGCTGTGCGCACGGCGGGTGGACGGGCTGGTCGTGATCCCGGCCGGTGACGACCACCGCTATCTGGAGCCCGAGCTCAAGGCGGGCGTCGCGACCGTGTTCGTGGACCGCCCGGCCGGGAACATCGACGCCGACGTCGTGCTGTCGGACAACTTCGGCGGGGCCCGCGACGGTGTCGCCCACCTGATCGCCCACGGCCACCGCCGGATCGGGTTCATCGGCGACATGCCCCGTATCCACACGGCCGCCGAGCGCCTGCGCGGCTACCGGGCGGCGATGGAGGACGCGGGCATACCGGTCGAGGACTCCTGGATGTCGCTGGGCGTCACGGACCCGGAGCGGGTGCGCCGGGCCACCGAGACCATGCTGTCCGGGCCCGATCCGGTCACCGCGGTCTTCGCGGGCAATAACCGGGTGACCGTCACCGTGATCCGCGTACTGGCCGAGCAGGCGCGGCGGGTCGCCCTCGTCGGCTTCGACGACATCGAACTGGCCGATCTGCTCCAGCCGGGAGTCACCGTCGTCGCCCAGGACTCGGCGGCCCTCGGCCGAACCGCCGCCGAGCGCCTCTTCCGCCAGCTGGACGGCACCCTCCTCGCCCCGGAGCGCATCGAACTCCCGACCCGCCTGATCACCCGAGGCTCGGGCGAACTGCCCCCGCCGGCCTGA
- a CDS encoding DUF6986 family protein codes for MGQGQQENVATSLAGAVSEEISASLAPVDAELERLYPGDPGTRQPVHTVYVPGDVFEAGTIRSWGDRALAALDEHAPDAASFAAVLGLSDELAAPVYDRVRAKLEREPIEDLRIDFEDGYGPRPDAEEDEAAARAAGLVAEAYRNGTAAPYMGIRMKCFEAAVRDRGIRTLDIFLTGLMEAGGLPGGLVLTLPKVTYPEQVTAMARLLEAFEKAHGLAPGRLGFEIQIETSQSILAADGTATVARMIQAAEGRATGLHYGTFDYSACLGVSAAYQASDHPAADYAKAVMQVAAAGTGVRVSDGSTNVLPVGPAEKVHDAWRLHFGLTRRALARAYYQGWDMHPGHIPTRYAAVFAFYREGFEQAAARLARYVSRVGGDVMDEPATAKALSGYLLRGLDCGALDSDEVAERTGLTRAGLESFAAPRRGDLTASAQ; via the coding sequence ATGGGTCAGGGCCAGCAGGAGAACGTGGCGACGAGCCTCGCGGGCGCCGTCAGCGAGGAGATCAGCGCCTCCCTCGCGCCGGTCGACGCCGAACTGGAGCGTCTCTACCCGGGCGACCCCGGCACCCGCCAGCCCGTGCACACCGTCTACGTGCCCGGCGACGTCTTCGAGGCCGGCACCATCCGCTCCTGGGGCGACCGGGCGCTCGCCGCGCTCGACGAGCACGCCCCGGACGCGGCCTCCTTCGCCGCCGTCCTCGGCCTGAGCGACGAACTGGCCGCTCCCGTGTACGACCGCGTCCGCGCCAAGCTGGAGCGGGAGCCGATCGAGGATCTGCGGATCGACTTCGAGGACGGGTACGGCCCCCGGCCCGACGCGGAGGAGGACGAGGCGGCCGCCCGCGCGGCCGGGCTGGTCGCCGAGGCGTACCGGAACGGGACGGCGGCCCCGTACATGGGCATCCGCATGAAGTGCTTCGAGGCGGCGGTCCGCGACCGGGGCATCCGCACCCTCGACATCTTTCTCACCGGCCTGATGGAGGCCGGGGGCCTGCCCGGCGGGCTGGTCCTGACCCTGCCGAAGGTGACCTATCCCGAGCAGGTCACCGCCATGGCCCGGCTGCTGGAGGCCTTCGAGAAGGCCCACGGGCTGGCGCCCGGACGCCTCGGCTTCGAAATCCAGATCGAGACCAGCCAGTCCATCCTCGCCGCCGACGGCACCGCCACGGTCGCCCGGATGATCCAGGCCGCCGAGGGCCGCGCCACCGGACTGCACTACGGCACCTTCGACTACAGCGCCTGCCTCGGTGTCTCCGCCGCCTACCAGGCCAGCGACCACCCGGCCGCCGACTACGCCAAGGCCGTGATGCAGGTCGCCGCCGCGGGCACGGGGGTACGCGTCTCGGACGGCTCCACCAACGTCCTGCCGGTCGGCCCGGCCGAGAAGGTGCACGACGCCTGGCGGCTGCACTTCGGCCTCACCCGCCGTGCCCTGGCCCGCGCCTACTACCAGGGCTGGGACATGCACCCCGGCCACATCCCCACGCGGTACGCGGCCGTGTTCGCCTTCTACCGCGAGGGCTTCGAGCAGGCGGCGGCCCGCCTCGCCCGCTACGTCAGCCGCGTCGGCGGCGACGTCATGGACGAGCCCGCCACCGCCAAGGCGCTCAGCGGATACCTGCTGCGCGGCCTGGACTGCGGTGCCCTCGACTCCGACGAGGTCGCCGAGCGCACCGGCCTGACCCGCGCCGGCCTCGAGTCCTTCGCGGCCCCACGCCGCGGCGACCTGACCGCGTCGGCGCAGTAG
- a CDS encoding electron transfer flavoprotein subunit alpha/FixB family protein, with the protein MAEVLVYVDHAGGAVRKPTLELLTLARRIGEPVAVALGAGAADTAATLAEHGAVRVLTHDAPEYTDYLVVPKVDALQAAVEAVSPAAVLVPSSTEGKEIAARLALRIGSGIITDAVDLEPGDEGPVATQSVFAASYSTKSRVSKGIAVITVKPNSAAVEAAPAAGAVEALSVTFSDQATGTKITGRTPRESTGRPELTEAAIVVSGGRGVNGAENFAVIEALADSLGAAVGASRAAVDAGWYPHTSQVGQTGKSVSPQLYIANGISGAIQHRAGMQTSKTIVAVNKDPEAPIFDLVDYGVVGDLFEVVPQLTEEIKTRKG; encoded by the coding sequence ATGGCTGAAGTCCTCGTCTACGTCGACCACGCAGGCGGTGCCGTCCGCAAGCCGACCCTGGAGCTGCTGACCCTGGCCCGCCGCATCGGCGAGCCGGTCGCCGTCGCGCTCGGCGCGGGTGCCGCGGACACCGCCGCGACGCTCGCCGAGCACGGCGCCGTGCGGGTCCTCACCCACGACGCGCCCGAGTACACCGACTACCTGGTCGTGCCCAAGGTGGACGCCCTGCAGGCCGCCGTCGAGGCCGTCTCGCCGGCCGCCGTGCTGGTGCCGTCCTCCACCGAGGGCAAGGAGATCGCCGCGCGTCTGGCGCTGCGCATCGGTTCGGGCATCATCACCGACGCCGTCGACCTGGAGCCCGGCGACGAGGGCCCGGTGGCCACCCAGTCGGTGTTCGCCGCCTCGTACAGCACCAAGTCCCGTGTCTCCAAGGGCATCGCGGTCATCACCGTCAAGCCCAACAGCGCCGCCGTGGAGGCCGCCCCGGCCGCCGGTGCGGTCGAGGCGCTCAGCGTGACGTTCTCGGACCAGGCGACCGGCACGAAGATCACCGGCCGGACGCCGCGTGAGTCGACGGGCCGCCCCGAGCTGACCGAGGCCGCGATCGTGGTCTCCGGCGGCCGTGGCGTGAACGGCGCGGAGAACTTCGCGGTCATCGAGGCGCTCGCCGACTCCCTCGGCGCGGCCGTGGGTGCCTCGCGTGCCGCCGTCGACGCCGGCTGGTACCCGCACACCAGCCAGGTCGGCCAGACCGGCAAGTCCGTGTCCCCGCAGCTCTACATCGCCAACGGAATCTCCGGTGCGATCCAGCACCGCGCCGGCATGCAGACCTCGAAGACGATTGTCGCGGTCAACAAGGACCCCGAGGCCCCGATCTTCGACCTGGTCGACTACGGCGTCGTCGGCGACCTGTTCGAGGTCGTCCCGCAGCTCACCGAGGAGATCAAGACCCGCAAGGGCTGA